GCTGAATCAAGAGCAATTTGCACCCTAGTTGACCACGGCAGTGGTTCCCTGCCTGGAAAATTACTTCATATAACAAGCTATTTTTGTGAAAGCGCAGTTGTTGCatcacatttatatatttgaacaaGGCTCACCTGAACCTCGGAGGTGTTGACTTAAGTTTCCGTTCTCAATGTATTCGTATACAAGGAAGAGAGAGCCCTCAACACAATATCCTATCAAGCGCACCTGTACCCAAAGATATGGAAAAAGTTAGCaagcaattaatttttattatattcactAACTGGAACAGAGTTGTTCTAGAACATTGAAATGCATGATGTAGAAAGCTGTTTCTTGGTAAAACATAATATGATTCTTTTCAGGATCAAAACTAATGTGGGACAACCTCGACACAGTTTGTTTAGATACAGATTTCCAGGCTTGCAATTTTACTGGTAGCAGACTCAAGGATGCAAAGAAAACTATAACCGGATTTGTTGAAGAGTTCAGGGGATAGAGGTAAGCTAATAATTCAATCATCATCATAGATACAAAATCCAACCAATATTGGGGTCATTTGAAAACCCTAGTTACAAATCCGTTCCTCAAATCCCATATTTCCACTCAAGTACAACCTAAATGAGTCTGAATTTGCTgaagaattaatataatacCAGGTTGAGGTGGTGAACATTTGTCAAAACCTTCAGCTCAGCGAGAAATTCTTTACTGGCTTCCATATCCATTTTCTTAATTGCCGCTTTCTGCACAAAAATTTGTGAGGCAAATCTAATTATGATATTACAGAAACCCAATATCAAATATGCCTACCACAACCATGCGTACATAACAATTGCATGTTTTCACATAAAGACTGAGACCTGAATATAATTGGACCTAATCTTGCAATCTCATACTTCCTTTTTCAGCTAGGCAGATTGAAACTTTGCACTTACCTCACCTCTGAGCTCGGCATAGTAGACTGCACCAAATCCACCTTCACCAATCTTATTAGCAATACTGAAGTCATCAGTAGCACTTGCGAGTTCCTCATATGAGAACTCAACAGATTTGTCGACAGTAATGCCTGTAAGACCTGGAGATGCTCCATCCCGAGTACCAGCAGAATCTAGTGTTTTGATGTCTCCAGGAGCTAACCAAGAAATGAAAGACAAATAGCATGAGAAGATAACAGAAACATAATTACTGTGCAGCAAATCCATTCTACTGAACTGCAGTACAAATGTAGTGTTATTCATTTCCAGTGAAACTGATgaacaaatacaataatatgtCCATATTATGCTTGGCCCATATTTATCAGCATCTAGCTTAAGAACAACATTCATTAAAGAAGTATCTACTGTTTAGTATACGTATTTGGCTCTAATGAGAATCACGTTTACTGGATGAATGTTCTCTTTAGAGTGTAAAACTCAATAAGATCAGTTCTTTCTTGTTTATGTGTTATTATCTGTGTGGAAGACGCCCCACTAAAGTGGAGTGTCGGAAGGACTGGTTTTTGGGAGACTACAtactttcatataattattcagaAACACCTGATCAGTCACCCGGTCATTTAGACATCTGCAACATGCAACAAGTTGGTGAAATAAACCGGAAGGAATCCAGAAAGGAAACCCACATGAGAAAAAACGTGGCTGCCCATAAATGGCATATTTATTGATGCTTAACAAAAAGTTGCATCAAGTctctaattttcaaattattctcaACCTACAGTGAAATGTAAGGTGTTCCAAGTAAGCTTGAACATCAAACAAAGGGAACCATAGAGAACTATGAAATGATTCAAAAAGTACCATGACCAACTTGTTGTAACTGATCTTCATGTACTGTTGAGAGCAATTGAATCTtctcttccttcttttttcttagcAATCCTACATATAAACAACCTGCAAATAACAACACCCCAGCTATCCCAGCAACAGATATCCCGGCTATGGCTCCACCAGACAATCCTGAATTTGAGGGGTAGCACTTAGTTGGTAGAAGCATGTACAATTTCCaggatgtatttattttgtatccATAGTGGAAATTtggaaaacaagaaatataacattaaaACCCATAGGAGGAGAAGGCCAGACCACCTTTGCTGCAAAAGGatccaaaaaggaaaaagaattgaGATAAGTATACAACTTTATACTATACTTACAAGCTGAACCACTCAATAAAGATGTGTAGCATCGTAAACCCATAGCTAAAAAGACATGCTACCTGTTGTTTAGAGGCCGAAAACTCCCGTTTTGGTCTGCATATAAATCAGgagattttattagagcaacaTATAAATCAGTAGAGCCATGAGAATTACCATCAAGAAGTTCAAATCAAGGAGCATATACAAGATAATTAGGAAGAATGCCAGACTTTCCAGTGGTAAATATTCGACTAGATCAAGGAGTCCATGGAAAAACCAATCACTATGACCGAGCCTTCTAATAAATGGACCACTTTCATATAAAGCTCAGAGTCCTCATGCTTAATACTTGGACAGCACAAAGAAGATATAGATGACTTGTCATGGTTAAagtgaagcaatttacctccttgtttAAGGAGGTAAAATTGTATCATTTCAAAACACACAATGGGGTAAAATTACTGCATTATAAAAacacagggaggtaaattgccatttttttttcaattgcttATTCGCAATAttacaagggggttgcttgcatttttcccgtGTTTACTATTGGATGTTCCCAAATTATTATCTATATCTTGTAAACTATttgattagttttttttataacattgGTTAATTGTATTTAGCTAGATATagtatttattgattaattattattattattatctttttgtaattgatattGCATCAAAACTCGTAGGGAATGTAATGTCATATAGTTAAAAGAgagtaaatgtaataaaacaCTTACCATAAATTACAGTAGCAAAATAAGGAAAATAGTTGTTTTTTaggttttttgtttcttacGTATAGAGGAAGTAAGGGTATAGTTATTCTTGCATTTATCACATAATAGTAGATTGTTTCAAGTACAACttctagttttatttataataaaagtaatatgaTAAACAAATGACTGGTATGACTCATAAGACAATAATAATCTCAAatcacaaatttcaaaagattattttatatttgctCTATAAATGATTGACAATAAATCAAATGATACTAGTAATGTTCATGATGCCGCTAGAGTGTAAGCTTTCAATGCATTTAGTATAGTGATTATTGGAGGAATCAATTAATTGACTGTCTCAATTATTctctttattaaatatatatatatatatgttatatttagacaaaaatatattttttggtacCTCAACAATATCATTAAAAAGATTTTGGTACCCCGTGTTCCACAAGTTACTACCAGAGTTGGTCCCAATCATTATGTCTTCATCAAACGCTATGGAGATGTAAATACAAGGGAAAATAGACTCGATTTTGACACCAAAATCAAGTACATAGTGTTAGCGTTTGCCGAAAATAAGCTTAAAAGAGTGCTTTCTTAATCTACAGTTTATGCCTTTGAACCgcttaaattaaactaatttaagtaAGTTGTTTTAACAATCACtccaacttcaattttttttttttttaattctcaaaTAATCTCAACTTCCATTGCACCTACAACTTATTTCCACTAAAAAAACACAACCCTTTGagttaatttttaaacaacagCTATTCACAACTTTTCTAGGGACAACAGCCAAAGTATAGTCTACCAGCTATAATATaacaatcaagaaagaaaatatcatcaacataacaagaaaattatgaagaaaatgaataaagttTCTCACCTCTAACCGGGATAAACACCAATCCACTGCCTGAACTGGAATTCGCCGTCGGATTGTACCTCCTCACCAAATCCGCACTCAAATTATTCGCCGCCGCCACCGACTCCAAGCTTTCCCCTATCCTCAAAGGATAAGTGACAAACAACCCATAATCCGGCGACACAGTCTTATCCCCACAGCTACAATTCACCGTCACGTTCAATGCCACACCTGTGTCCGGAATATTGAAGGCCGGGTATATGTTATTCTGCTGCAACCAGTCGACAGTCGTCAAATTCGAGTAGTAAGTACCCGCAATCAATCCATAAGTATCGCCGGGAGACGTCCTATAGGTGAAATCGTGGCCGAGAAACTCGCCGCCGCGGAGGCAGTCGCAGGTGAAGGGCACGTTTATACGCGTATCGGCGAGCACGCTGTCTCGGTTAGCGATTTGACGGTTGTTGTCGAGGATTGTTTGAATTGGGGTCTGCAGCATATCGGAAATGAAAGTCAGGTTCGACTCTTGCCACACATAGTAGGAGGCATACGCCAGGTCGCAGCCACGGCTGCAACGGCCATCGGCGGCGGAGAGTATTCCGATCAAGAATATTCCGATTAAGAGCTTCATCATGGTGTTGTGCTATGTACcatgatcataaaaaatttgaggaaaaatcaaatttgtatTTGATGTATCCGGAGATAATTTCTGACAGTTGACTTCAAAGGAGAATCTTCTCTTCTTGCTTTGATTTCTCTACAATAATTTAGATACagatatttctttattattcaTCTGCCCCAAAActtttcatctattttaatttagtcacaattatttacaaaaataccaaaaacacCATCTATTTGCTCTCAATTTTCGCTCTCTTCTTCCCCCGAGAAAGTTAATTATAGTGTTAATTCCACCTAAACCCcttctgaaaatattaaattctattttttaaaaaaatttaaaattatatttacatctccttaaaaaattctcaatttacaAGTGACGCATTCCATTAGTATCCATTCATACTCAACCCTTGactttcaataatatatatatatatataatataagatcATGCTTTTTTTCTAGTGTTCATTATTcctagttatatatatatatatatatatatatatatataatttcatattaattgtacatgaaaaaaaaattaaaacttgcatgacttataattttgaaggCTTTATTTTCGTAGAAAATCAGTTTTTGAGGACAAACGTGTTCGATGATGCTGCtaaaatgattaatataaATCGTGTTGCACGGTCCATTAGAAAGTgataaattacatcacctaACATGCACGTTAAGGtaatgctaattaattaagtttcgaaaattatcaatttctttttatatttttgttcagtattatattttttattcgaaataaaaaaatagttattgaaaactattattactcttcttaaaattttcagtaagtaaaacaaaaaaaaaagtatagtataaaaataattaatatatgatggacATGTTggtaatattaaaagattattgaGGGTATATTTGTAACTTCACCCTAAGATAGACCATAAGGACCTATACTCCACAACaccataaaatttcatatccCACTAtaaatagtcaaaatattttttattgcaggTCTTTATCATTGATTTGACGTATCATATACCCCAAAATTTCTCTCACTAAGAAAAGAGCAAGACCTAGTGGTATTATTGTGTTGAGGTAATTTCCCATCAATCCCTTAGTAGAAACAACATCCACATCATTGGCGTCGTCTGTGGAAAAATATTACCCCAACACTGAGTATGCAAACTAGGTCTCAAGCCCGCGACGTCCATGAGGTGGACACTACCCGCGAAGCACAAATGATTGGAGCGAAACAAGACCCGCCTCATAAACAATCGCCACCTCGTTGGATATCCCCTTTACCTCATGAACAAGCTTCTATCAACGGGGAGAACCCCCCACCTCGTCAACAATCTCCACCCTCACCCTAGAGGAGAACACCCCCCCGAGGTTTCACCCTAAGAATCGATGGTACAGTTAACACAAGAAGCTTTGTTAGACTTGATTTGCGATGCATCCACTCTGGCAGCTACACATGCAGTAGCCCAATTTGTAGCACATCATCCCACGAATTCGCCCCTCCTTTCCCTCACAAAATTCGAAAATTATCCTCGATTCTAGAGGAAGAGGAGCAGAGGCAGGAAAAAGTGAACAACAGAATCTCTCGACTTGAGGTTagaaccccccccccccccaatgAAGGCAACCTTTTGCCCCCCCACCGTCTAGGGGAACCGATGATCCTTATTTGCCATTGGTCATAGCCCCTCCAAGACGTAGCCTTTTCGCCCCCCCATCCTGGTCGAAGCACTTTCAGCAGGTGTTAAGGTATCAAATCTGTCGGAGTATGATGGAACAAGAGACCCATAAGACCATTTAGACAAATTTTATACCAAAATTGATTGGTATGATTTAAGTGACGCCGCTTACTACAAGGTATTCTGCACTACACTCTCCAAGCGCGCCCTGGCGTGGTTCAACCAACTGCCCCCTGAAACTATTTCTAGCCTCGAGCAGttgacataatattttatttacatcaTTTCTCCATGAATAAGAAAGTCCTGAAAACAACCGCATTCCTATTCACCATAGGCCAGAAGGAGAATGATCCCTTAAGAGACTATATGCAAAAATTTGTGGAGGCTAAACACGAAGTGCCCCATATCGAGCATGAGTTGTTGGCtagcatcattcaacaaaacttgcTCCCCAGAAGATTCAAAGAGTTTATATCTAGAAAACCTCTAACACTTTGGAAGACTTACTCATGCGATCACAAGAATATATTACGATCGAGGAGTCCAATGCTTCGGACCCTTCCATTGCCGTCAAGAGGAAAGGCaaagaggaagagaaagaaCCGAAGAAGAACGAGGGACGCAAGCACTTACCTTTGGTGGGGTTCATGCTCTACACCCCCTTGAATGCTTCTAGAGGTGAAATATTAGTCGTATAGAGCAATAAGGGCTAATCAACCATGGTCAAGgaagataaaaaataactataagaGGCTCAAATCCGATAAATATTGCCGTTTTCACCGTGACAGAGGACTCACAAAAGAGGAATGCCATCAT
This Sesamum indicum cultivar Zhongzhi No. 13 linkage group LG5, S_indicum_v1.0, whole genome shotgun sequence DNA region includes the following protein-coding sequences:
- the LOC105162620 gene encoding lysM domain receptor-like kinase 3, which produces MMKLLIGIFLIGILSAADGRCSRGCDLAYASYYVWQESNLTFISDMLQTPIQTILDNNRQIANRDSVLADTRINVPFTCDCLRGGEFLGHDFTYRTSPGDTYGLIAGTYYSNLTTVDWLQQNNIYPAFNIPDTGVALNVTVNCSCGDKTVSPDYGLFVTYPLRIGESLESVAAANNLSADLVRRYNPTANSSSGSGLVFIPVRDQNGSFRPLNNSKGLSGGAIAGISVAGIAGVLLFAGCLYVGLLRKKKEEKIQLLSTVHEDQLQQVGHAPGDIKTLDSAGTRDGASPGLTGITVDKSVEFSYEELASATDDFSIANKIGEGGFGAVYYAELRGEKAAIKKMDMEASKEFLAELKVLTNVHHLNLVRLIGYCVEGSLFLVYEYIENGNLSQHLRGSGREPLPWSTRVQIALDSARGLEYIHEHTVPVYIHRDIKPANILIDKNFHGKVADFGLTKLTEVGSSSLPTGRLVGTFGYMPPEYAQYGDVSPKVDVYAFGVVLYELISAKEAIVKGNNSAADSKGLVALFEEVLSKPDQTEELRKLVDPRLGDKYPLDSVQKMAMLARVCTHENPQLRPTMRSIVVALMTLSSTTEDWDIGSFYGNHGLLNLMSGR